A window from Pseudomonas kribbensis encodes these proteins:
- a CDS encoding malto-oligosyltrehalose synthase, whose product MSAVQNLTLRATLRLQFHKGFTLDEAVPLVAYFARLGISHVYASPLLAARAGSMHGYDVVDPTRVNPELGGEPALRRLVAALREHGMGLILDIVSNHMAVGGGDNPWWLDLLEWGRLSPYGEFFDIQWHSPDPLMEGQLLLPFLGSDYGIALQDGTLPLVFNARSGTFHVEHYEHHFPICPADYGELLKADEPVSEALKSLADRFGSLSYQTDARSLAIPLKEELQQLASDPHILQAIQRNLTGYDSKTEDGFQRLHQLLERQSYRLASWRTAADDINWRRFFDINELGGLRVERPAVFEATHGKIFQLIEEGLIDGLRIDHIDGLADPRGYCRKLRRRLDFLAPGRHLPIYVEKILGDGETLRTDWAVDGSTGYEFMNQLSLLQHDPAGEHVLGDLWQRRTERPAAFIEEARLARQQILNGSLASDCESVAQALLQVARDDLMTRDLTLGSIRRVLQALIVHFPVYRTYISAMGRSAQDEVFFQQAMEGARQTLSESDWPVLDSVAGWLGGQPWRRKPRGRSRKILRHACVRFQQLTSPAAAKAVEDTALYRSAVLLSRNDVGYNTEQFSAPVSDFHAANQQRLATFPDNLLATATHDHKRGEDTRARLAVLSERSHWYAEQVELWRALARPLRNDDQMPSSADELILYQALLGSWPLELHNDDQGGFTDYARRIWQWQQKALREAKLQSSWSAPNEAYENAAQSFTEQLLLAPEGELLRGALAKSVNSIAAAGALNSLAQTLLHMTVPGVPDLYQGNEFWDFSLVDPDNRRPVDYGLREQSVKPAPIAELLSNWRDGRIKQALIAQVLNLRAEHTELFRRGSYQALEVLGSQAHNVLAFAREHEGKRAIVIVPIRCATLLENGAVPQVDALRWGDTRVELPFAASDENLKGLFSSTAVTKNRELEVSAALGDFPVNLFIQHF is encoded by the coding sequence ATGAGTGCAGTGCAAAACCTGACCTTGCGCGCCACGCTGCGCCTGCAGTTTCACAAGGGTTTCACTCTCGATGAGGCGGTGCCGTTGGTGGCGTACTTTGCCCGCCTCGGCATCAGCCATGTTTACGCCTCACCGCTGCTCGCGGCCCGTGCAGGCTCCATGCACGGCTACGACGTGGTCGACCCGACCCGGGTCAACCCGGAACTTGGCGGCGAACCGGCGCTGCGCCGGTTGGTCGCGGCCCTGCGTGAACACGGTATGGGGCTGATCCTCGACATCGTCTCCAATCACATGGCGGTCGGTGGCGGTGACAACCCGTGGTGGCTCGACCTGCTGGAATGGGGTCGGCTCAGTCCCTATGGCGAGTTCTTCGACATTCAATGGCACTCGCCGGACCCGTTGATGGAAGGCCAGTTGTTGCTGCCCTTTCTTGGCAGCGATTACGGCATTGCATTGCAGGACGGCACGCTGCCGCTGGTGTTCAACGCCAGGTCGGGCACTTTTCACGTCGAGCATTACGAGCATCACTTCCCGATCTGCCCCGCGGATTACGGCGAACTGCTGAAAGCCGACGAGCCAGTGAGCGAAGCGCTCAAGTCGCTGGCCGATCGTTTCGGCAGCCTCAGCTACCAGACCGATGCCCGCTCGCTGGCCATCCCGCTCAAGGAAGAACTGCAGCAACTGGCAAGCGACCCGCACATCCTGCAAGCCATCCAGCGCAATCTGACGGGCTACGACTCGAAGACCGAAGACGGTTTCCAGCGCCTCCATCAACTGCTGGAACGGCAAAGCTATCGCCTGGCCAGTTGGCGCACCGCCGCGGACGACATCAACTGGCGGCGTTTCTTCGACATCAACGAACTCGGCGGCCTGCGGGTCGAGCGGCCTGCCGTGTTCGAGGCGACCCACGGCAAGATCTTCCAGTTGATCGAAGAAGGCCTGATCGACGGCTTGCGCATCGACCACATCGACGGGCTCGCCGACCCACGGGGTTATTGCCGAAAGCTGCGGCGACGCCTCGACTTTCTGGCACCGGGACGACACTTGCCGATCTACGTCGAGAAGATTCTCGGCGACGGCGAAACCCTGCGCACCGACTGGGCGGTGGATGGCAGCACCGGTTACGAGTTCATGAATCAGCTGTCGCTGCTGCAACACGACCCGGCCGGCGAGCATGTGCTCGGCGACTTGTGGCAGCGCCGCACCGAGCGCCCCGCCGCGTTTATCGAAGAGGCACGGCTGGCGCGTCAGCAGATTCTCAACGGTTCATTGGCCAGCGATTGCGAAAGCGTTGCCCAGGCGCTGCTGCAAGTGGCCCGGGACGACCTGATGACCCGCGACCTCACGCTCGGCTCGATCCGCCGGGTGTTGCAGGCGTTGATCGTGCACTTTCCGGTGTATCGCACCTACATCAGTGCGATGGGCCGCTCGGCGCAAGACGAGGTGTTTTTCCAGCAGGCCATGGAAGGTGCGCGGCAGACACTGAGCGAAAGCGACTGGCCGGTGCTTGACTCCGTCGCCGGCTGGCTCGGCGGCCAGCCGTGGCGGCGCAAACCCCGTGGGCGTTCGCGCAAGATCCTGCGCCACGCCTGCGTACGCTTTCAGCAACTCACCTCGCCTGCTGCCGCCAAAGCCGTGGAAGACACGGCGCTGTATCGCTCGGCGGTGCTGCTGTCGCGCAATGACGTGGGCTACAACACCGAACAGTTCAGCGCCCCGGTCAGCGACTTTCATGCGGCAAACCAGCAACGTCTGGCGACATTCCCCGACAACCTGCTGGCCACCGCCACCCACGACCACAAGCGCGGCGAAGACACCCGTGCACGGCTGGCCGTGCTCAGCGAGCGCAGCCACTGGTACGCCGAACAGGTCGAGCTGTGGCGTGCCCTCGCGCGGCCATTGCGTAATGACGATCAGATGCCGTCGTCCGCTGACGAATTGATCCTCTATCAAGCGTTGCTCGGCAGTTGGCCGCTGGAGCTGCACAACGACGATCAGGGCGGATTCACCGACTACGCCAGACGCATCTGGCAATGGCAGCAGAAAGCCCTGCGCGAAGCCAAGCTGCAAAGCAGCTGGAGTGCGCCGAACGAAGCCTATGAAAACGCCGCCCAGTCATTCACCGAGCAGCTTTTGCTGGCGCCCGAAGGTGAGCTGCTGCGCGGGGCGCTGGCCAAGAGCGTCAACAGCATCGCTGCTGCCGGCGCCCTCAACAGTCTGGCGCAAACCTTGCTGCACATGACCGTACCGGGCGTGCCGGATCTGTATCAGGGCAACGAGTTCTGGGATTTCAGCCTGGTGGATCCGGACAACCGCCGACCGGTGGATTACGGCCTGCGTGAGCAGTCCGTGAAACCTGCGCCCATAGCGGAACTGCTGTCGAACTGGCGCGACGGGCGCATCAAGCAAGCATTGATCGCGCAAGTACTGAACCTGCGCGCCGAGCACACCGAGCTGTTCCGCCGGGGTTCGTACCAGGCCCTGGAGGTGCTGGGCAGTCAGGCGCACAACGTGCTGGCGTTTGCCCGCGAGCACGAGGGGAAACGGGCCATCGTCATCGTGCCGATCCGTTGCGCGACCCTGCTGGAAAACGGTGCCGTCCCGCAGGTCGATGCGCTGCGTTGGGGCGATACGCGGGTGGAATTACCGTTCGCCGCCTCCGACGAAAATCTGAAGGGACTTTTTTCGAGCACCGCAGTCACAAAAAACAGGGAGCTGGAGGTCAGCGCTGCGCTGGGGGACTTCCCGGTCAATCTGTTTATCCAACACTTCTAG
- a CDS encoding DUF2934 domain-containing protein — protein MSTDDKRIREFAYQIWESEGKPEGQESRHWEMARKLAEAEALAPKKSPKATAGKTASTKASAPKATTAKPKAASAKAKPASAAKVIPPGEKAAEKKPRAPRKPPAI, from the coding sequence ATGAGTACCGACGATAAACGCATCCGCGAATTCGCCTATCAGATCTGGGAATCGGAAGGTAAGCCCGAGGGTCAGGAATCACGCCACTGGGAGATGGCGCGCAAACTGGCCGAAGCCGAAGCACTGGCTCCGAAGAAATCGCCGAAGGCAACTGCTGGCAAAACGGCGAGTACCAAGGCCTCTGCCCCCAAGGCAACGACGGCCAAGCCCAAAGCCGCATCGGCAAAAGCCAAGCCAGCCAGCGCCGCCAAAGTGATTCCCCCGGGCGAAAAAGCCGCCGAGAAAAAGCCCCGCGCACCGCGCAAGCCCCCGGCCATCTGA
- the malQ gene encoding 4-alpha-glucanotransferase has product MSDAQLEILASRAGLAVDWIDANGRQQKVAPAVLRNVLTGLGHPAGSAQEIDASLLELQQVQQDRQLPPLLTADVGLGLDLARYFEPGSPCEIHLEDGTRLSLKLDANAVLPGEIPVGYQQVHIADQHFTLAVAPERCYSVGDAVDNPIPRAWGLSVQLYSLRRPGDGGFGDTQALEELARSAGERGADALAISPLHAMFSADTGRYSPYSPSSRLFLNSLYAAPGTILGERALRDAIDAAGLNDQFQQLENLKLIDWPSAADAKQKLLQALYEGFIRGEHPLQADFSSYRDAGGEALENHCRFEAIQEMRAARGENLDWREWPEHWHDPRGAALSAFAEEYADRIGYFAFCQWLIHRCLERAQNAARSAGMGIGLIADLAVGADGAGSQAWSFQDELLASLTVGAPPDILNRSGQGWGISAFSPEGLVRNGFRAFIDMLRANFAHAGGLRIDHVMGLQRLWVIPNGAAPADGAYLYYPVDDLLRLLTLESHRHQAIVLGEDLGTVPDGLREKLVARAMLGMRVLLFEQDNTWFKPILDWPDNALATTSTHDLPTLNGWWHGRDIDWNSRLGLIDANGEIDWRRYRERERDGLRNALSQDPQNFREESHEADQVVDASVRFLGHTRAPLVLLPLEDALGLDEQANLPGTIDTHPNWSRRLPGTSDTLLDGVDAARRLELIACARLQAAERDQ; this is encoded by the coding sequence ATGAGCGATGCGCAACTGGAAATTCTCGCCAGCCGAGCCGGCCTTGCGGTCGACTGGATCGACGCCAATGGCCGTCAGCAAAAAGTCGCCCCGGCGGTGCTGCGCAATGTCCTCACCGGGCTCGGTCACCCGGCCGGCTCGGCCCAGGAAATCGACGCCAGCCTGCTGGAACTGCAACAAGTGCAACAGGACCGCCAATTGCCGCCGCTGCTGACCGCCGATGTCGGCTTGGGCCTGGATCTGGCGCGTTACTTCGAACCCGGAAGCCCCTGTGAGATTCATCTTGAGGACGGCACGCGGCTGTCGCTCAAACTTGATGCCAATGCGGTGCTGCCCGGTGAAATCCCGGTCGGGTATCAGCAAGTCCATATCGCCGATCAACATTTCACCTTGGCCGTAGCCCCCGAGCGCTGCTACAGCGTGGGCGATGCCGTGGACAACCCGATCCCCCGCGCCTGGGGCCTGAGCGTGCAGCTTTACAGCCTGCGCCGCCCCGGCGACGGCGGTTTCGGCGACACCCAGGCCCTTGAGGAACTGGCCCGCAGCGCCGGCGAACGCGGGGCCGACGCCCTGGCAATCAGCCCGCTGCACGCAATGTTCAGCGCCGACACCGGGCGCTACAGCCCGTACTCGCCGTCCAGCCGACTGTTCCTCAATTCCTTGTATGCCGCGCCGGGGACGATTCTCGGCGAGCGCGCCCTGCGCGATGCCATCGACGCCGCAGGTCTGAATGATCAGTTCCAGCAACTGGAGAACCTGAAACTGATCGACTGGCCCAGCGCCGCCGACGCCAAGCAAAAACTCCTGCAAGCGCTATACGAAGGTTTTATCCGTGGCGAGCATCCGTTGCAGGCGGATTTCTCCAGCTACCGCGACGCGGGTGGCGAAGCGCTGGAAAACCACTGCCGCTTCGAAGCCATCCAGGAAATGCGCGCCGCCCGTGGCGAAAACCTCGACTGGCGCGAATGGCCAGAACATTGGCACGACCCGCGCGGCGCGGCGCTCAGTGCGTTTGCCGAGGAATACGCCGACCGCATCGGCTACTTCGCGTTTTGCCAGTGGTTGATTCACCGCTGTCTTGAGCGCGCGCAAAACGCCGCCCGCAGCGCCGGCATGGGCATCGGTCTGATCGCCGACCTCGCGGTGGGCGCCGATGGAGCCGGCAGTCAGGCTTGGAGTTTTCAGGACGAATTGCTGGCGTCACTGACGGTCGGTGCGCCACCGGACATTCTCAATCGCTCCGGCCAGGGCTGGGGCATCTCGGCGTTCTCCCCGGAAGGTCTGGTGCGCAATGGCTTTCGGGCGTTCATCGACATGCTGCGCGCCAACTTCGCCCACGCCGGCGGCCTGCGTATCGACCATGTCATGGGCCTGCAACGGCTGTGGGTGATTCCCAACGGCGCAGCGCCGGCGGACGGCGCGTACCTGTATTACCCGGTGGACGACCTGCTGCGTCTGCTGACCCTGGAATCCCACCGCCATCAAGCGATCGTGCTGGGCGAAGATCTCGGCACCGTGCCCGATGGCCTGCGGGAAAAACTGGTCGCCCGGGCCATGCTCGGCATGCGCGTGCTGTTGTTCGAACAGGACAACACCTGGTTCAAACCGATCCTCGACTGGCCGGACAACGCTTTGGCCACCACCAGCACCCACGATCTGCCGACCCTCAACGGCTGGTGGCATGGCCGGGATATCGACTGGAATTCGCGACTCGGGCTGATCGACGCCAACGGCGAAATCGACTGGCGCCGCTATCGCGAGCGCGAGCGCGACGGTTTGCGCAATGCCCTGAGCCAGGACCCGCAGAACTTTCGCGAGGAATCCCACGAAGCCGATCAGGTGGTCGACGCCAGTGTCCGCTTCCTTGGCCACACCCGCGCGCCGCTGGTGCTGCTGCCGCTGGAGGACGCGCTGGGCCTGGACGAACAGGCCAACCTGCCTGGCACCATCGACACTCATCCGAACTGGTCGCGGCGCCTGCCGGGCACCAGTGACACCTTGCTCGATGGCGTCGATGCCGCGCGGCGTCTGGAACTGATCGCCTGCGCCCGCCTTCAGGCCGCCGAGCGTGACCAATGA
- the glgX gene encoding glycogen debranching protein GlgX, with protein MTRPKKAEPAAHAEPTRIREGLPFPLGATWDGLGVNFALFSANATRVELCIFDDAGEVELERIELPEYTDEIFHGYLPDAHPGLIYGYRVYGPYDPANGHRFNHNKLLIDPYAKQLVGQLKWSEALFGYTIGHPDADLSFDERDSAPFVPKCKVIDPAHTWGNDHRVSVPWDKTIIYETHVRGISMRHPAVPDNVRGTFAGLMVDDVLEHIRKLGVSTVELLPIHAFVNDQHLLHKGMTNYWGYNSIAFFAPDPRYLASGKIAEFKEMVAHLHEANLEVILDVVYNHTAEGNEQGPTLSMRGIDNASYYRLMPDDKRFYINDSGTGNTLDLSHPCVLQMVTDSLRYWASEMHVDGFRFDLATILGRYHDGFDERHSFLVACRQDPVLRQVKLIAEPWDCGPGGYQVGNFPPGWVEWNDKFRDTVRAFWKGDDGQLADFASRMTASGEMFNQRGRRPYSSVNFVTAHDGFTLNDLVSYNDKHNEANDENNQDGSNNNLSWNHGVEGPTDDPEINALRHRQMRNFFATLLLAQGTPMLVAGDEFARTQDGNNNAYCQDSEIGWVNWDLSEDGKALLKFVKRLIKLRLTYPILRRGRFLVGEYNEDIGVKDVTWLAPDATEMTTEHWHDAHNRCLGMLLDGRAQETGIRRKGADATLLLVVNAHHDIVNFTLPEVPEGSFWTCMVDTNQPSIRGQERFDFGHQYSVTGRSLLLFELQRDEED; from the coding sequence ATGACCCGTCCAAAGAAAGCCGAGCCCGCCGCACATGCCGAGCCCACGCGAATCCGCGAGGGTCTGCCCTTCCCGCTCGGTGCCACCTGGGATGGGCTGGGGGTGAACTTTGCGCTGTTTTCCGCCAACGCCACCCGGGTCGAACTGTGCATTTTCGACGATGCCGGCGAAGTCGAACTCGAACGCATCGAACTGCCGGAATATACCGACGAAATTTTCCACGGTTATCTGCCCGACGCCCATCCGGGGCTGATTTATGGCTACCGGGTCTACGGCCCTTACGATCCGGCCAACGGCCACCGCTTCAACCACAACAAATTGCTGATCGACCCCTATGCCAAGCAACTGGTCGGGCAACTGAAATGGTCTGAAGCGCTGTTCGGCTACACCATCGGCCACCCGGACGCCGACCTCAGTTTCGACGAGCGTGACAGCGCGCCGTTCGTGCCCAAATGCAAGGTCATCGACCCGGCGCACACCTGGGGCAACGACCACCGTGTCAGCGTACCGTGGGACAAGACCATCATTTACGAGACTCATGTGCGCGGCATCAGCATGCGTCACCCCGCCGTGCCGGATAACGTGCGCGGCACATTTGCCGGGCTGATGGTCGACGATGTGCTGGAGCACATCCGCAAACTCGGCGTATCCACCGTCGAGCTCTTGCCGATCCACGCCTTCGTCAACGACCAGCACCTGCTGCACAAGGGCATGACCAATTATTGGGGCTACAACAGCATTGCGTTCTTCGCCCCGGACCCGCGTTACCTGGCCAGTGGCAAGATCGCCGAGTTCAAGGAGATGGTCGCGCACCTGCACGAAGCCAATCTCGAAGTGATCCTCGACGTGGTCTACAACCACACCGCCGAGGGCAACGAACAAGGCCCGACCCTGTCGATGCGTGGGATCGACAACGCTTCGTACTACCGGCTGATGCCGGACGACAAGCGCTTCTATATCAACGATTCCGGTACCGGCAACACCCTGGATCTGAGTCACCCGTGCGTACTGCAAATGGTCACCGACTCGTTGCGTTACTGGGCCAGCGAAATGCACGTCGACGGTTTCCGCTTCGATTTGGCGACCATCCTCGGGCGCTACCACGACGGTTTCGACGAACGCCACAGCTTCCTCGTCGCCTGCCGTCAGGATCCGGTGCTGCGTCAGGTAAAACTGATCGCCGAACCCTGGGACTGCGGGCCCGGTGGTTATCAGGTCGGTAACTTCCCGCCGGGCTGGGTCGAATGGAACGACAAATTCCGCGACACCGTGCGCGCGTTCTGGAAAGGCGACGACGGCCAGCTCGCCGATTTCGCCAGCCGCATGACCGCTTCCGGCGAGATGTTCAACCAGCGTGGCCGCCGGCCTTATTCGTCGGTGAATTTCGTCACCGCCCACGACGGTTTCACCCTCAACGATCTGGTGTCCTACAACGACAAGCACAACGAGGCCAACGACGAGAATAATCAGGACGGCAGCAACAACAACCTGTCCTGGAACCACGGCGTCGAAGGGCCCACCGACGATCCGGAAATCAATGCGCTGCGTCATCGGCAGATGCGCAATTTCTTCGCCACCCTGTTGCTGGCCCAAGGCACGCCGATGCTGGTGGCCGGTGACGAATTCGCCCGCACCCAGGACGGCAACAACAACGCCTACTGCCAGGACAGCGAGATCGGCTGGGTCAACTGGGACCTGAGCGAGGACGGCAAGGCGCTGCTGAAATTCGTCAAACGCCTGATCAAGCTGCGGCTGACCTACCCGATCCTGCGTCGCGGACGCTTTCTGGTGGGCGAATATAACGAAGACATCGGGGTCAAGGACGTGACCTGGCTGGCACCGGACGCCACGGAGATGACCACCGAGCACTGGCACGATGCGCACAACCGCTGCCTGGGCATGCTGCTCGATGGCCGTGCCCAGGAAACCGGCATCCGCCGCAAGGGTGCCGACGCGACGTTGCTGCTGGTGGTCAACGCCCACCACGACATCGTCAACTTCACCTTGCCGGAAGTGCCTGAAGGCAGTTTCTGGACCTGCATGGTCGACACCAATCAACCGTCGATCCGGGGTCAGGAACGCTTCGATTTCGGCCATCAGTACTCGGTCACCGGGCGCTCGCTGTTGTTGTTCGAACTGCAACGCGACGAGGAAGACTGA